From a region of the Lactuca sativa cultivar Salinas chromosome 4, Lsat_Salinas_v11, whole genome shotgun sequence genome:
- the LOC111877903 gene encoding uncharacterized protein LOC111877903 — protein MSHGYLVKASSKKDQNILEAALLVKGTKKALLVFRKDGFPQIWKKICAFCEKHSIEIVDMSGYYVTPRKRKTNKTNQHHFEVVIFNTILDMQIQKFGDRFSEVGTELMENMAALSPCDSFSSFDKTKLLKLSEIYKNDFDDSERAQLNGQLDIYYHSLLHDERFFNLNGIAGLSRLLVETGKHLSFPLVYR, from the coding sequence ATGTCTCACGGATACCTTgtcaaagcatcttcaaaaaaaGATCAAAATATTTTGGAAGCGGCTTTGTTAGTAAAAGGGACAAAGAAAGCATTGCTAGTTTTTAGAAAAGATGGGTTTCCACAAATTTGGAAGAAGATATGTGCTTTTTGTGAAAAACATAGTATTGAAATTGTGGATATGTCGGGATATTATGTTACCCCACGCAAGCGTAAGACCAATAAGACTAATCAACATCATTTTGAAGTTGTGATTTTTAACACAATTTTAGATATGCAAATTCAAAAATTTGGGGATAGATTTAGTGAAGTTGGCACGGAGTTGATGGAGAACATGGCGGCATTGAGTCCTTGTGACTCATTTTCtagttttgataaaacaaagttgTTAAAGCTAAGTGAGATATACAAAAACGATTTTGACGATTCAGAAAGGGCGCAACTTAATGGACAACTTGATATCTATTATCACTCTTTGCTCCATGATGAAAGATTTTTCAACTTGAATGGAATTGCCGGCCTCTCTCGTTTGTTGGTGGAAACCGGGAAGCACCTCTCTTTTCCTTTGGTTTATAGATAA